The following are from one region of the Salmo salar chromosome ssa27, Ssal_v3.1, whole genome shotgun sequence genome:
- the LOC106588459 gene encoding bone morphogenetic protein 8B isoform X2, whose protein sequence is MATDTLEDLPQTTQSLDRPDGFRTYVYTHACPCTGRRHIHDNNSKCTYRRLLQLPLFPMALLLVPLLLCLWGHQAQGVVHSSFRRLSSREKKEMQREILSILGLPGRPRPHPPLRPPSSAPLFMLDLYHAVSAKGDEGNGMGNWVGGLGFGGADGLTGHVSHAALPTLNTYTAPLGTVVSEADTVMSFVNLVEQERDLLQPRPYWKEFRFDLTPLPQGETVTAAEFRIYKTLTMGQRANRSLHISVYEIQRENKHREPELVLLDMQSVPAGQEGWLAFDVTSASNRWLLHPRSNLGIRLYVETEEDRSLSAGWVGLVGRRGPRSKQPFMVTFFRASQAPCRPPRAVKPNPHKKKPKYDLPLPSIHDHSHVNSGRQACKRHELYVSFSDLGWKDWVLAPTGYSAFYCDGECLYPLGSCMNATNHAMIQLVVHLLKPDEVPKACCAPTKLSPISVLFYDDNNNVILKKHRNMVVKTCGCL, encoded by the exons ATGGCAACGGACACCTTGGAAGATCTCCCTCAAACCACACAGAGCTTGGACAGACCGGATGGCTTCAGAACGTACGTCTATACCCACGCCTGCCCGTGTACAGGAAGAAGACACATCCATGACAACAACAGCAAGTGCACCTACAGGCGCCTTCTCCAACTCCCACTCTTCCCTATGGCTCTCCTCCTCGTCCCCTTGCTGCTCTGTCTCTGGGGCCACCAGGCCCAAGGAGTCGTCCACTCCAGCTTCCGCCGCCTCAGCAGCCGAGAGAAGAAGGAGATGCAGAGGGAGATCCTGTCCATCCTGGGTCTACCGGGTCGGCCCAGACCCCATCCTCCCCTCCGACCGCCCTCCTCAGCCCCTCTCTTCATGCTGGACCTGTACCACGCTGTGTCGGCCAAGGGGGATGAGGGAAACGGAATGGGGAATTGGGTAGGGGGTCTGGGGTTCGGCGGTGCAGATGGGTTGACGGGCCACGTCAGTCATGCTGCCCTGCCCACGCTCAACACGTACACTGCGCCGCTGGGGACAGTGGTTAGTGAGGCCGATACGGTCATGAGCTTCGTCAACCTGG tGGAGCAAGAGCGTGACCTGCTGCAGCCGCGGCCGTACTGGAAGGAGTTCCGTTTTGACCTGACGCCCCTCCCCCAGGGGGAAACGGTCACAGCTGCGGAATTTCGCATTTATAAGACCCTGACCATGGGCCAGAGGGCCAACCGCAGCCTGCACATCTCCGTCTACGAGATCCAACGGGAGAACAAACACAG AGAGCCAGAGCTGGTGCTGCTGGACATGCAGTCGGTGCCGGCGGGGCAGGAGGGCTGGCTGGCTTTTGACGTGACCTCGGCCAGCAACCGATGGCTCCTGCACCCCCGCAGTAACCTGGGCATCCGGCTCTATGTGGAGACAGAGGAGG accGGTCCCTGTCAGCTGGGTGGGTAGGCTTGGTGGGTCGTAGGGGCCCCCGCTCCAAACAGCCCTTCATGGTGACCTTTTTCAGGGCCAGCCAGGCCCCCTGTCGCCCCCCGCGGGCCGTGAAACCCAACCCACATAAGAAGAAGCCCAAATACGACCTGCCCTTACCCAGTATACATG ATCACAGCCATGTCAACAGTGGACGTCAGGCTTGTAAGAGACATGAATTATATGTGAGCTTCAGTGATCTAGGCTGGAAG GACTGGGTATTGGCTCCTACGGGTTACTCTGCCTTCTACTGTGATGGAGAATGCCTCTACCCTCTGGGTTCCTGCATGAACGCCACCAACCACGCTATGATCCAACTAGTG GTTCACCTTCTGAAGCCGGATGAGGTTCCCAAAGCGTGCTGCGCACCCACCAAGCTCAGTCCCATCTCTGTACTCTTCTACGATGACAACAACAACGTGATCTTAAAGAAGCATCGCAACATGGTGGTCAAGACCTGTGGATGCCTGTGA
- the LOC106588459 gene encoding bone morphogenetic protein 8B isoform X1, whose translation MATDTLEDLPQTTQSLDRPDGFRTYVYTHACPCTGRRHIHDNNSKCTYRRLLQLPLFPMALLLVPLLLCLWGHQAQGVVHSSFRRLSSREKKEMQREILSILGLPGRPRPHPPLRPPSSAPLFMLDLYHAVSAKGDEGNGMGNWVGGLGFGGADGLTGHVSHAALPTLNTYTAPLGTVVSEADTVMSFVNLVEQERDLLQPRPYWKEFRFDLTPLPQGETVTAAEFRIYKTLTMGQRANRSLHISVYEIQRENKHREPELVLLDMQSVPAGQEGWLAFDVTSASNRWLLHPRSNLGIRLYVETEEDRSLSAGWVGLVGRRGPRSKQPFMVTFFRASQAPCRPPRAVKPNPHKKKPKYDLPLPSIHGEVLQDHSHVNSGRQACKRHELYVSFSDLGWKDWVLAPTGYSAFYCDGECLYPLGSCMNATNHAMIQLVVHLLKPDEVPKACCAPTKLSPISVLFYDDNNNVILKKHRNMVVKTCGCL comes from the exons ATGGCAACGGACACCTTGGAAGATCTCCCTCAAACCACACAGAGCTTGGACAGACCGGATGGCTTCAGAACGTACGTCTATACCCACGCCTGCCCGTGTACAGGAAGAAGACACATCCATGACAACAACAGCAAGTGCACCTACAGGCGCCTTCTCCAACTCCCACTCTTCCCTATGGCTCTCCTCCTCGTCCCCTTGCTGCTCTGTCTCTGGGGCCACCAGGCCCAAGGAGTCGTCCACTCCAGCTTCCGCCGCCTCAGCAGCCGAGAGAAGAAGGAGATGCAGAGGGAGATCCTGTCCATCCTGGGTCTACCGGGTCGGCCCAGACCCCATCCTCCCCTCCGACCGCCCTCCTCAGCCCCTCTCTTCATGCTGGACCTGTACCACGCTGTGTCGGCCAAGGGGGATGAGGGAAACGGAATGGGGAATTGGGTAGGGGGTCTGGGGTTCGGCGGTGCAGATGGGTTGACGGGCCACGTCAGTCATGCTGCCCTGCCCACGCTCAACACGTACACTGCGCCGCTGGGGACAGTGGTTAGTGAGGCCGATACGGTCATGAGCTTCGTCAACCTGG tGGAGCAAGAGCGTGACCTGCTGCAGCCGCGGCCGTACTGGAAGGAGTTCCGTTTTGACCTGACGCCCCTCCCCCAGGGGGAAACGGTCACAGCTGCGGAATTTCGCATTTATAAGACCCTGACCATGGGCCAGAGGGCCAACCGCAGCCTGCACATCTCCGTCTACGAGATCCAACGGGAGAACAAACACAG AGAGCCAGAGCTGGTGCTGCTGGACATGCAGTCGGTGCCGGCGGGGCAGGAGGGCTGGCTGGCTTTTGACGTGACCTCGGCCAGCAACCGATGGCTCCTGCACCCCCGCAGTAACCTGGGCATCCGGCTCTATGTGGAGACAGAGGAGG accGGTCCCTGTCAGCTGGGTGGGTAGGCTTGGTGGGTCGTAGGGGCCCCCGCTCCAAACAGCCCTTCATGGTGACCTTTTTCAGGGCCAGCCAGGCCCCCTGTCGCCCCCCGCGGGCCGTGAAACCCAACCCACATAAGAAGAAGCCCAAATACGACCTGCCCTTACCCAGTATACATGGTGAGGTCCTACAAG ATCACAGCCATGTCAACAGTGGACGTCAGGCTTGTAAGAGACATGAATTATATGTGAGCTTCAGTGATCTAGGCTGGAAG GACTGGGTATTGGCTCCTACGGGTTACTCTGCCTTCTACTGTGATGGAGAATGCCTCTACCCTCTGGGTTCCTGCATGAACGCCACCAACCACGCTATGATCCAACTAGTG GTTCACCTTCTGAAGCCGGATGAGGTTCCCAAAGCGTGCTGCGCACCCACCAAGCTCAGTCCCATCTCTGTACTCTTCTACGATGACAACAACAACGTGATCTTAAAGAAGCATCGCAACATGGTGGTCAAGACCTGTGGATGCCTGTGA
- the LOC106588460 gene encoding uncharacterized protein has translation MRSLDVPLDDVPDVPQLPVLLDVQNAAIILEDVPDVQTILEETTGNWQLIPIRFSPLYCGPVVIRNNAGPVVKAWGTFQFISPIITYMRGGSQQVVVRMHHVSRVRGLETQLVWAISKETARLSPEGIPYCATKVQSITWIQRVAGRVTHYASHLRHETSVDVTLGCYQQTDVSVVYTTLHMGLDGLLSSSAWSEAASFSTPTTQQFTDPEPEGHNCYEGWEEDLLPEEREVPLLNLYLTTKRVEDIALRLVSLRQAFTTLLGSTLSRNHLFVAGKVLLGALVQANHMDEAKFIRTYNDFVDYLSDPSKRNDIERELAEAKIHHVNMIDVLFELVLFGMMTAQKSLMVHPGGFVERLYALLYSFLPTAANMEPEADRYLLLLNDSCDTLPPNRDLDTNALHYFALNFTFLN, from the exons ATGAGGTCGTTGGATGTGCCATtggatgatgtcccagatgttccACAGCTGCCAGTCCTCCTTGATGTCCAGAATGCTGCTATCATCCTTGAGGATGTGCCAGATGTGCAGACTATCCTTGAG GAGACCACTGGCAATTGGCAGTTGATTCCGATTAGGTTCAGCCCCCTGTACTGTGGGCCTGTTGTGATCAGG AACAATGCCGGTCCGGTGGTTAAAGCTTGGGGAACTTTCCAGTTCATCAGCCCCATCATCACCTACATGCGTGGGGGATCCCAG CAGGTGGTGGTGAGGATGCACCACGTGAGTAGGGTGAGAGGCCTGGAGACTCAACTGGTGTGGGCCATCTCCAAGGAGACAGCCAGGCTTAGTCCAGAGGGTATCCCCTACTGTGCCACCAAAGTGCAGTCCATCACTTGGATCCAG cgTGTGGCTGGCAGGGTGACCCACTATGCGTCTCACCTCCGCCACGAGACGTCTGTGGACGTGACGCTTGGCTGCTACCAG CAGACTGATGTCTCAGTGGTGTACACCACTCTCCACATGGGGCTGGACGGGCTTCTCTCCTCTTCAGCGTGGTCGGAGGCTGCCTCCTTCTCTACGCCCACCACTCAGCAGTTCACTGACCCAGAGCCTGAGGGCCACAACTGCTATGAG GGCTGGGAGGAGGACCTGCTgcctgaggagagggaggttcCTCTGCTAAA CCTCTACCTTACCACCAAGAGAGTGGAGGACATCGCCCTGAGGCTCGTCTCCCTGCGCCAGGCCTTCACT ACCCTGCTTGGTTCCACCCTGAGCAGGAACCATCTGTTTGTGGCGGGAAAGGTCCTCCTGGGCGCACTGGTTCAGGCCAACCACATG GACGAGGCCAAGTTCATCCGTACCTATAATGACTTTGTGGACTACCTGAGTGACCCCTCCAAGCGGAATGACATTGAGAGGGAGCTGGCTGAGGCAAAG ATCCATCATGTGAACATGATAGATGTCCTCTTTGAGCTGGTGCTGTTTGGGATGATGACAGCTCAGAAGTCCCTGATGGTG CACCCTGGTGGGTTCGTGGAGCGTCTGTACGCTCTCCTGTACTCCTTCCTGCCCACTGCTGCCAACATGGAGCCAGAGGCTGACAGATACCTGCTGCTGCTCAAT GATTCTTGTGACACTTTGCCACCCAACAGGGATCTAGACACCAATGCACTACATTACTTTGCACTgaattttacatttttaaattaa